A single region of the Ictalurus punctatus breed USDA103 chromosome 17, Coco_2.0, whole genome shotgun sequence genome encodes:
- the ssh2a gene encoding protein phosphatase Slingshot homolog 2 isoform X3: protein METQSFSTFSEVCAVPLCLEAGSGEDDRHSHPRSISENFLTVKGAALFLPCGNGSSPSSVPRITQRRNKHTGDLQQHLQTMFTLLRPEDTIRLAVRLESAYPQCTRYMVVVSTIGRQDTEESVVLGMDFTNPDRNQCTVGLVLPLWSDTLIHLDGDGGFSVSTANRVHIFKPVSVQAMWSALQSLHKACEVARCHNYYPGSLFLTWVTYYQTHMSSEQHCINEWNAMQDVQSYRSDSPVLFTDLPTERERTERLIKTRLREIMMQKDLENVTSKEIRSELEMQMVCNLREFKEFIDNEMIVILGQMDSPTEIFDHVYLGSEWNASNLDELQSSGVRYILNVTREIDNFFPGLFEYHNIRVYDEEATNLLEYWNDTYKFISKAKKAGVKCLVHCKMGVSRSASTVIAYAMKEYGWDLDRAYEHVKERRAVTKPNPSFMKQLEEYQGILLASKQRHNKLWRSHSDSDLTEQQELVCKSAPTLGRSDPHNQQHKPNGTCSVNNGPQTINSSQPGTENTHTETSTHPTSQKNSERPCEDPLLPTLPRACAATVVPEPKMAESRRLKVAVTEPIARPQPPPSLHALPRSPSTSFHGHKSTAVPEPKIHSDKLSLDVPDSSGTQNIALCSDTVSSLTETGADLASSRTPMAISPCEVPLESSCSTSSRSESCSSGATDQRTGSSTTLTTDSIDFFSAREKFLGLSRDDQTNSLHEAVTPRTAQSQSPSLCLEESNPAATKEDSSSYSESSCEAEAPPPAEPDLILSDNSVSVRHIVSELESVSSPQPPSHIPEQPTLQEQHEEKEVEQKPERPSLPPSTSTPPCEQPEREIPLSHPSPPHSAGADDADSQQLSSPPGGTDSIKTEAEEHDGEDARPLDDDDSGIIPDPSICTVAVCSSLDPSSSSSSLLWLESDAEDVTTKPHDLHKIQETLRELQAFLYEAGGTEARFNYRPQLENTHGSRESQPRTPAMWQKAMEMEARIRQAGLTPPSFMKRSASLAKLDQLELSTHDLNDWDFRSELPSSPSSSSSSRSLSSSHDEVHKKQRVLPQTLSEANRTESSFHTSFSCPQHKQGSSTGQPTDTSAPPTVSVCTWQQQHTKPHPTRRPRKAVDKKKTITVLYNTM, encoded by the exons ATTAGTGAGAATTTCCTAACAGTCAAAGGAGCTGCCCTCTTCTTACCCTGTGGAAATGGCTCCTCACCCTCGTCAGTGCCCCGCATCACACAGCGGCGCAACAAGCACACAG gtgACCTCCAGCAACACCTGCAAACCATGTTTACTCTACTGCGGCCAGAGGACACCATCCGGCTG GCGGTGCGGTTGGAGAGCGCCTACCCTCAATGTACACGGTATATGGTGGTGGTGTCCACCATTGGAAGGCAGGACACTGAGGAGAGTGTAGTCCTTGGCATGGACTTCACCAACCCTGATCG CAATCAATGTACAGTTGGTCTGGTCCTACCTCTGTGGAGTGACACTCTGATTCACTTGGACGGAGATGG AGGCTTCAGTGTGTCCACTGCCAACAGAGTCCATATCTTCAAACCCGTGTCCGTCCAGGCCATGTG GTCAGCACTGCAGTCCTTACACAAAGCATGTGAGGTAGCCCGGTGCCATAATTACTACCCAGGAAGCCTCTTTTTGACGTGGGTTACTTATTACCAGACCCATATGTCCTCTGAGCAGCACTGCATCAACGAGTGGAATGCCATGCAGGACGTGCAGTCTTATCGATCTGACTCACCTGTGCTGTTCACTGACTT gccaacagagagagagcgcacagaAAGGCTGATCAAGACTCGTCTGAGAGAGATCATGATGCAGAAGGACCTGGAGAATGTAACCTCTAAGGAG ATTCGCTCAGAGCTTGAGATGCAGATGGTGTGTAACCTACGGGAATTCAAAGAGTTCATTGATAACGAGATGATAGTCATCCTGGGCCAGATGGACAGCCCCACAGAAATATTTGACCATGTGTACCTG GGTTCGGAGTGGAACGCGTCCAATTTGGATGAGCTCCAAAGCAGTGG GGTTCGTTACATTCTGAATGTCACACGGGAGATTGATAACTTCTTCCCTGGCCTGTTTGAGTACCACAACATCCGTGTGTATGATGAAGAGGCCACTAACCTCTTGGAGTACTGGAATGATACCTACAAGTTCATCTCTAAAGCCAA AAAAGCCGGGGTGAAATGTCTGGTGCATTGTAAGATGGGTGTGAGCCGCTCTGCCTCCACCGTGATTGCATATGCAATGAAGGAGTACGGCTGGGATCTGGACCGAGCATATGAGCATGTAAAAGAGAGGCGTGCTGTCACCAAACCCAACCCCTCCTTCATGAAGCAGCTGGAGGAGTATCAGGGCATTCTTCTGGCCAG CAAACAGAGGCATAATAAGTTGTGGCGATCTCACTCAGACAGTGATCTAACCGAGCAGCAGGAACTTGTGTGTAAGAGCGCACCTACGCTGGGCCGTTCTGACCCACACAACCAGCAACACAAGCCCAATGGCACGTGCTCTGTAAATAACGGGCCCCAGACAATCAACAGCTCACAGCCTGGAACAGAAAACACCCACACCGAGACATCTACACACCCTACCAGTCAGAAAAACTCAGAGCGGCCATGCGAGGACCCCTTGCTCCCAACTCTGCCGCGTGCATGTGCAGCCACTGTAGTGCCTGAGCCCAAAATGGCAGAAAGCCGCCGTCTCAAAGTGGCAGTGACGGAGCCCATCGCTCGCCCTCAGCCTCCACCTTCCCTTCATGCCCTTCCTCGCTCCCCATCTACCTCTTTCCATGGACACAAGTCAACGGCTGTGCCTGAGCCAAAAATACACTCTGATAAGCTGTCCCTGGATGTACCCGATTCTTCTGGGACCCAGAACATAGCATTGTGCTCGGATACTGTGAGTAGTCTTACTGAAACAGGAGCCGATTTAGCATCTTCAAGGACTCCCATGGCTATTAGTCCTTGTGAAGTTCCCCTTGAGTCGAGCTGTTCCACTagcagtagatcagagagctgcAGTAGCGGTGCAACAGATCAGAGGACGGGCAGCTCTACCACCCTCACCACAGACAGCATTGACTTCTTCAGTGCTAGAGAGAAGTTCCTGGGCTTGTCTCGGGATGACCAGACCAACTCACTTCATGAAGCAGTGACGCCACGCACGGCTCAATCCCAAAGCCCCAGCCTATGCCTGGAGGAATCGAACCCAGCGGCAACCAAGGAG gattcCTCCTCTTATTCAGAAAGCTCCTGTGAAGCTGAAGCCCCTCCCCCAGCAGAGCCTGACCTCATTCTCAGTGATAACAGCGTATCGGTGCGACACATTGTGTCTGAACTGGAGTCTGTTTCTTCCCCACAGCCTCCATCTCACATCCCTGAGCAACCCACACTCCAGGAGCAGCATGAGGAGAAAGAGGTAGAACAGAAACCGGAGAGACCATCACTTCCTCCTTCcacctccactcctccatgtgAGCAGCCAGAACGGGAGATCCCCCTCTCTCACCCTTCTCCTCCTCACTCGGCAGGCGCGGACGATGCAGACTCTCAGCAGCTTTCTTCTCCACCAGGAGGCACTGATTCGATCAAGACAGAAGCAGAAGAGCACGATGGAGAGGATGCAAGACCACTGGACGATGATGACTCTGGTATAATCCCAGACCCATCTATCTGCACGGTGGCTGTGTGCTCAAGTCTGGATCCCAGCTCCTCCTCATCTTCCCTGCTGTGGCTGGAAAGTGATGCTGAGGATGTGACGACAAAGCCACACGACTTGCACAAGATCCAGGAGACACTGCGGGAGCTGCAAGCCTTCCTGTACGAGGCTGGAGGGACGGAGGCACGCTTCAACTACCGCCCGCAGCTGGAAAACACGCACGGCTCCAGGGAATCACAGCCTCGGACACCGGCCATGTGGCAGAAAGCCATGGAGATGGAGGCGCGGATCAGGCAGGCTGGTCTCACTCCACCCTCATTTATGAAACGCTCAGCCTCGCTGGCCAAACTTGACCAGCTTGAACTGTCCACGCACGACCTGAACGACTGGGACTTCCGATCTGAGCTGCCTTCGtctccctcctcctcatcctcttcacGTTCGCTCTCCAGTAGCCATGATGAGGTCCATAAGAAGCAGCGCGTTCTACCTCAGACCCTCTCAGAGGCCAACAGAACTGAAAGCTCCTTCCACACCTCATTTTCCTGCCCGCAGCACAAGCAAGGCAGCAGCACGGGACAGCCCACAGACACCTCGGCCCCGCCCACTGTCTCCGTGTGCAcatggcagcagcagcacacaAAGCCACACCCTACACGCCGGCCACGCAAAGCAGTGGACAAGAAAAAGACAATTACTGTGCTGTACAATACCATGTGA
- the ssh2a gene encoding protein phosphatase Slingshot homolog 2 isoform X2 gives MALVTVQRSPTPSTTSSPCISEAGSGEDDRHSHPRSISENFLTVKGAALFLPCGNGSSPSSVPRITQRRNKHTGDLQQHLQTMFTLLRPEDTIRLAVRLESAYPQCTRYMVVVSTIGRQDTEESVVLGMDFTNPDRNQCTVGLVLPLWSDTLIHLDGDGGFSVSTANRVHIFKPVSVQAMWSALQSLHKACEVARCHNYYPGSLFLTWVTYYQTHMSSEQHCINEWNAMQDVQSYRSDSPVLFTDLPTERERTERLIKTRLREIMMQKDLENVTSKEIRSELEMQMVCNLREFKEFIDNEMIVILGQMDSPTEIFDHVYLGSEWNASNLDELQSSGVRYILNVTREIDNFFPGLFEYHNIRVYDEEATNLLEYWNDTYKFISKAKKAGVKCLVHCKMGVSRSASTVIAYAMKEYGWDLDRAYEHVKERRAVTKPNPSFMKQLEEYQGILLASKQRHNKLWRSHSDSDLTEQQELVCKSAPTLGRSDPHNQQHKPNGTCSVNNGPQTINSSQPGTENTHTETSTHPTSQKNSERPCEDPLLPTLPRACAATVVPEPKMAESRRLKVAVTEPIARPQPPPSLHALPRSPSTSFHGHKSTAVPEPKIHSDKLSLDVPDSSGTQNIALCSDTVSSLTETGADLASSRTPMAISPCEVPLESSCSTSSRSESCSSGATDQRTGSSTTLTTDSIDFFSAREKFLGLSRDDQTNSLHEAVTPRTAQSQSPSLCLEESNPAATKEDSSSYSESSCEAEAPPPAEPDLILSDNSVSVRHIVSELESVSSPQPPSHIPEQPTLQEQHEEKEVEQKPERPSLPPSTSTPPCEQPEREIPLSHPSPPHSAGADDADSQQLSSPPGGTDSIKTEAEEHDGEDARPLDDDDSGIIPDPSICTVAVCSSLDPSSSSSSLLWLESDAEDVTTKPHDLHKIQETLRELQAFLYEAGGTEARFNYRPQLENTHGSRESQPRTPAMWQKAMEMEARIRQAGLTPPSFMKRSASLAKLDQLELSTHDLNDWDFRSELPSSPSSSSSSRSLSSSHDEVHKKQRVLPQTLSEANRTESSFHTSFSCPQHKQGSSTGQPTDTSAPPTVSVCTWQQQHTKPHPTRRPRKAVDKKKTITVLYNTM, from the exons ATTAGTGAGAATTTCCTAACAGTCAAAGGAGCTGCCCTCTTCTTACCCTGTGGAAATGGCTCCTCACCCTCGTCAGTGCCCCGCATCACACAGCGGCGCAACAAGCACACAG gtgACCTCCAGCAACACCTGCAAACCATGTTTACTCTACTGCGGCCAGAGGACACCATCCGGCTG GCGGTGCGGTTGGAGAGCGCCTACCCTCAATGTACACGGTATATGGTGGTGGTGTCCACCATTGGAAGGCAGGACACTGAGGAGAGTGTAGTCCTTGGCATGGACTTCACCAACCCTGATCG CAATCAATGTACAGTTGGTCTGGTCCTACCTCTGTGGAGTGACACTCTGATTCACTTGGACGGAGATGG AGGCTTCAGTGTGTCCACTGCCAACAGAGTCCATATCTTCAAACCCGTGTCCGTCCAGGCCATGTG GTCAGCACTGCAGTCCTTACACAAAGCATGTGAGGTAGCCCGGTGCCATAATTACTACCCAGGAAGCCTCTTTTTGACGTGGGTTACTTATTACCAGACCCATATGTCCTCTGAGCAGCACTGCATCAACGAGTGGAATGCCATGCAGGACGTGCAGTCTTATCGATCTGACTCACCTGTGCTGTTCACTGACTT gccaacagagagagagcgcacagaAAGGCTGATCAAGACTCGTCTGAGAGAGATCATGATGCAGAAGGACCTGGAGAATGTAACCTCTAAGGAG ATTCGCTCAGAGCTTGAGATGCAGATGGTGTGTAACCTACGGGAATTCAAAGAGTTCATTGATAACGAGATGATAGTCATCCTGGGCCAGATGGACAGCCCCACAGAAATATTTGACCATGTGTACCTG GGTTCGGAGTGGAACGCGTCCAATTTGGATGAGCTCCAAAGCAGTGG GGTTCGTTACATTCTGAATGTCACACGGGAGATTGATAACTTCTTCCCTGGCCTGTTTGAGTACCACAACATCCGTGTGTATGATGAAGAGGCCACTAACCTCTTGGAGTACTGGAATGATACCTACAAGTTCATCTCTAAAGCCAA AAAAGCCGGGGTGAAATGTCTGGTGCATTGTAAGATGGGTGTGAGCCGCTCTGCCTCCACCGTGATTGCATATGCAATGAAGGAGTACGGCTGGGATCTGGACCGAGCATATGAGCATGTAAAAGAGAGGCGTGCTGTCACCAAACCCAACCCCTCCTTCATGAAGCAGCTGGAGGAGTATCAGGGCATTCTTCTGGCCAG CAAACAGAGGCATAATAAGTTGTGGCGATCTCACTCAGACAGTGATCTAACCGAGCAGCAGGAACTTGTGTGTAAGAGCGCACCTACGCTGGGCCGTTCTGACCCACACAACCAGCAACACAAGCCCAATGGCACGTGCTCTGTAAATAACGGGCCCCAGACAATCAACAGCTCACAGCCTGGAACAGAAAACACCCACACCGAGACATCTACACACCCTACCAGTCAGAAAAACTCAGAGCGGCCATGCGAGGACCCCTTGCTCCCAACTCTGCCGCGTGCATGTGCAGCCACTGTAGTGCCTGAGCCCAAAATGGCAGAAAGCCGCCGTCTCAAAGTGGCAGTGACGGAGCCCATCGCTCGCCCTCAGCCTCCACCTTCCCTTCATGCCCTTCCTCGCTCCCCATCTACCTCTTTCCATGGACACAAGTCAACGGCTGTGCCTGAGCCAAAAATACACTCTGATAAGCTGTCCCTGGATGTACCCGATTCTTCTGGGACCCAGAACATAGCATTGTGCTCGGATACTGTGAGTAGTCTTACTGAAACAGGAGCCGATTTAGCATCTTCAAGGACTCCCATGGCTATTAGTCCTTGTGAAGTTCCCCTTGAGTCGAGCTGTTCCACTagcagtagatcagagagctgcAGTAGCGGTGCAACAGATCAGAGGACGGGCAGCTCTACCACCCTCACCACAGACAGCATTGACTTCTTCAGTGCTAGAGAGAAGTTCCTGGGCTTGTCTCGGGATGACCAGACCAACTCACTTCATGAAGCAGTGACGCCACGCACGGCTCAATCCCAAAGCCCCAGCCTATGCCTGGAGGAATCGAACCCAGCGGCAACCAAGGAG gattcCTCCTCTTATTCAGAAAGCTCCTGTGAAGCTGAAGCCCCTCCCCCAGCAGAGCCTGACCTCATTCTCAGTGATAACAGCGTATCGGTGCGACACATTGTGTCTGAACTGGAGTCTGTTTCTTCCCCACAGCCTCCATCTCACATCCCTGAGCAACCCACACTCCAGGAGCAGCATGAGGAGAAAGAGGTAGAACAGAAACCGGAGAGACCATCACTTCCTCCTTCcacctccactcctccatgtgAGCAGCCAGAACGGGAGATCCCCCTCTCTCACCCTTCTCCTCCTCACTCGGCAGGCGCGGACGATGCAGACTCTCAGCAGCTTTCTTCTCCACCAGGAGGCACTGATTCGATCAAGACAGAAGCAGAAGAGCACGATGGAGAGGATGCAAGACCACTGGACGATGATGACTCTGGTATAATCCCAGACCCATCTATCTGCACGGTGGCTGTGTGCTCAAGTCTGGATCCCAGCTCCTCCTCATCTTCCCTGCTGTGGCTGGAAAGTGATGCTGAGGATGTGACGACAAAGCCACACGACTTGCACAAGATCCAGGAGACACTGCGGGAGCTGCAAGCCTTCCTGTACGAGGCTGGAGGGACGGAGGCACGCTTCAACTACCGCCCGCAGCTGGAAAACACGCACGGCTCCAGGGAATCACAGCCTCGGACACCGGCCATGTGGCAGAAAGCCATGGAGATGGAGGCGCGGATCAGGCAGGCTGGTCTCACTCCACCCTCATTTATGAAACGCTCAGCCTCGCTGGCCAAACTTGACCAGCTTGAACTGTCCACGCACGACCTGAACGACTGGGACTTCCGATCTGAGCTGCCTTCGtctccctcctcctcatcctcttcacGTTCGCTCTCCAGTAGCCATGATGAGGTCCATAAGAAGCAGCGCGTTCTACCTCAGACCCTCTCAGAGGCCAACAGAACTGAAAGCTCCTTCCACACCTCATTTTCCTGCCCGCAGCACAAGCAAGGCAGCAGCACGGGACAGCCCACAGACACCTCGGCCCCGCCCACTGTCTCCGTGTGCAcatggcagcagcagcacacaAAGCCACACCCTACACGCCGGCCACGCAAAGCAGTGGACAAGAAAAAGACAATTACTGTGCTGTACAATACCATGTGA
- the ssh2a gene encoding protein phosphatase Slingshot homolog 2 isoform X1, with the protein MTPRGNRPVPESSAAAAVCSRCAAKIMPYFRDNAVASHNQINQLISENFLTVKGAALFLPCGNGSSPSSVPRITQRRNKHTGDLQQHLQTMFTLLRPEDTIRLAVRLESAYPQCTRYMVVVSTIGRQDTEESVVLGMDFTNPDRNQCTVGLVLPLWSDTLIHLDGDGGFSVSTANRVHIFKPVSVQAMWSALQSLHKACEVARCHNYYPGSLFLTWVTYYQTHMSSEQHCINEWNAMQDVQSYRSDSPVLFTDLPTERERTERLIKTRLREIMMQKDLENVTSKEIRSELEMQMVCNLREFKEFIDNEMIVILGQMDSPTEIFDHVYLGSEWNASNLDELQSSGVRYILNVTREIDNFFPGLFEYHNIRVYDEEATNLLEYWNDTYKFISKAKKAGVKCLVHCKMGVSRSASTVIAYAMKEYGWDLDRAYEHVKERRAVTKPNPSFMKQLEEYQGILLASKQRHNKLWRSHSDSDLTEQQELVCKSAPTLGRSDPHNQQHKPNGTCSVNNGPQTINSSQPGTENTHTETSTHPTSQKNSERPCEDPLLPTLPRACAATVVPEPKMAESRRLKVAVTEPIARPQPPPSLHALPRSPSTSFHGHKSTAVPEPKIHSDKLSLDVPDSSGTQNIALCSDTVSSLTETGADLASSRTPMAISPCEVPLESSCSTSSRSESCSSGATDQRTGSSTTLTTDSIDFFSAREKFLGLSRDDQTNSLHEAVTPRTAQSQSPSLCLEESNPAATKEDSSSYSESSCEAEAPPPAEPDLILSDNSVSVRHIVSELESVSSPQPPSHIPEQPTLQEQHEEKEVEQKPERPSLPPSTSTPPCEQPEREIPLSHPSPPHSAGADDADSQQLSSPPGGTDSIKTEAEEHDGEDARPLDDDDSGIIPDPSICTVAVCSSLDPSSSSSSLLWLESDAEDVTTKPHDLHKIQETLRELQAFLYEAGGTEARFNYRPQLENTHGSRESQPRTPAMWQKAMEMEARIRQAGLTPPSFMKRSASLAKLDQLELSTHDLNDWDFRSELPSSPSSSSSSRSLSSSHDEVHKKQRVLPQTLSEANRTESSFHTSFSCPQHKQGSSTGQPTDTSAPPTVSVCTWQQQHTKPHPTRRPRKAVDKKKTITVLYNTM; encoded by the exons ATTAGTGAGAATTTCCTAACAGTCAAAGGAGCTGCCCTCTTCTTACCCTGTGGAAATGGCTCCTCACCCTCGTCAGTGCCCCGCATCACACAGCGGCGCAACAAGCACACAG gtgACCTCCAGCAACACCTGCAAACCATGTTTACTCTACTGCGGCCAGAGGACACCATCCGGCTG GCGGTGCGGTTGGAGAGCGCCTACCCTCAATGTACACGGTATATGGTGGTGGTGTCCACCATTGGAAGGCAGGACACTGAGGAGAGTGTAGTCCTTGGCATGGACTTCACCAACCCTGATCG CAATCAATGTACAGTTGGTCTGGTCCTACCTCTGTGGAGTGACACTCTGATTCACTTGGACGGAGATGG AGGCTTCAGTGTGTCCACTGCCAACAGAGTCCATATCTTCAAACCCGTGTCCGTCCAGGCCATGTG GTCAGCACTGCAGTCCTTACACAAAGCATGTGAGGTAGCCCGGTGCCATAATTACTACCCAGGAAGCCTCTTTTTGACGTGGGTTACTTATTACCAGACCCATATGTCCTCTGAGCAGCACTGCATCAACGAGTGGAATGCCATGCAGGACGTGCAGTCTTATCGATCTGACTCACCTGTGCTGTTCACTGACTT gccaacagagagagagcgcacagaAAGGCTGATCAAGACTCGTCTGAGAGAGATCATGATGCAGAAGGACCTGGAGAATGTAACCTCTAAGGAG ATTCGCTCAGAGCTTGAGATGCAGATGGTGTGTAACCTACGGGAATTCAAAGAGTTCATTGATAACGAGATGATAGTCATCCTGGGCCAGATGGACAGCCCCACAGAAATATTTGACCATGTGTACCTG GGTTCGGAGTGGAACGCGTCCAATTTGGATGAGCTCCAAAGCAGTGG GGTTCGTTACATTCTGAATGTCACACGGGAGATTGATAACTTCTTCCCTGGCCTGTTTGAGTACCACAACATCCGTGTGTATGATGAAGAGGCCACTAACCTCTTGGAGTACTGGAATGATACCTACAAGTTCATCTCTAAAGCCAA AAAAGCCGGGGTGAAATGTCTGGTGCATTGTAAGATGGGTGTGAGCCGCTCTGCCTCCACCGTGATTGCATATGCAATGAAGGAGTACGGCTGGGATCTGGACCGAGCATATGAGCATGTAAAAGAGAGGCGTGCTGTCACCAAACCCAACCCCTCCTTCATGAAGCAGCTGGAGGAGTATCAGGGCATTCTTCTGGCCAG CAAACAGAGGCATAATAAGTTGTGGCGATCTCACTCAGACAGTGATCTAACCGAGCAGCAGGAACTTGTGTGTAAGAGCGCACCTACGCTGGGCCGTTCTGACCCACACAACCAGCAACACAAGCCCAATGGCACGTGCTCTGTAAATAACGGGCCCCAGACAATCAACAGCTCACAGCCTGGAACAGAAAACACCCACACCGAGACATCTACACACCCTACCAGTCAGAAAAACTCAGAGCGGCCATGCGAGGACCCCTTGCTCCCAACTCTGCCGCGTGCATGTGCAGCCACTGTAGTGCCTGAGCCCAAAATGGCAGAAAGCCGCCGTCTCAAAGTGGCAGTGACGGAGCCCATCGCTCGCCCTCAGCCTCCACCTTCCCTTCATGCCCTTCCTCGCTCCCCATCTACCTCTTTCCATGGACACAAGTCAACGGCTGTGCCTGAGCCAAAAATACACTCTGATAAGCTGTCCCTGGATGTACCCGATTCTTCTGGGACCCAGAACATAGCATTGTGCTCGGATACTGTGAGTAGTCTTACTGAAACAGGAGCCGATTTAGCATCTTCAAGGACTCCCATGGCTATTAGTCCTTGTGAAGTTCCCCTTGAGTCGAGCTGTTCCACTagcagtagatcagagagctgcAGTAGCGGTGCAACAGATCAGAGGACGGGCAGCTCTACCACCCTCACCACAGACAGCATTGACTTCTTCAGTGCTAGAGAGAAGTTCCTGGGCTTGTCTCGGGATGACCAGACCAACTCACTTCATGAAGCAGTGACGCCACGCACGGCTCAATCCCAAAGCCCCAGCCTATGCCTGGAGGAATCGAACCCAGCGGCAACCAAGGAG gattcCTCCTCTTATTCAGAAAGCTCCTGTGAAGCTGAAGCCCCTCCCCCAGCAGAGCCTGACCTCATTCTCAGTGATAACAGCGTATCGGTGCGACACATTGTGTCTGAACTGGAGTCTGTTTCTTCCCCACAGCCTCCATCTCACATCCCTGAGCAACCCACACTCCAGGAGCAGCATGAGGAGAAAGAGGTAGAACAGAAACCGGAGAGACCATCACTTCCTCCTTCcacctccactcctccatgtgAGCAGCCAGAACGGGAGATCCCCCTCTCTCACCCTTCTCCTCCTCACTCGGCAGGCGCGGACGATGCAGACTCTCAGCAGCTTTCTTCTCCACCAGGAGGCACTGATTCGATCAAGACAGAAGCAGAAGAGCACGATGGAGAGGATGCAAGACCACTGGACGATGATGACTCTGGTATAATCCCAGACCCATCTATCTGCACGGTGGCTGTGTGCTCAAGTCTGGATCCCAGCTCCTCCTCATCTTCCCTGCTGTGGCTGGAAAGTGATGCTGAGGATGTGACGACAAAGCCACACGACTTGCACAAGATCCAGGAGACACTGCGGGAGCTGCAAGCCTTCCTGTACGAGGCTGGAGGGACGGAGGCACGCTTCAACTACCGCCCGCAGCTGGAAAACACGCACGGCTCCAGGGAATCACAGCCTCGGACACCGGCCATGTGGCAGAAAGCCATGGAGATGGAGGCGCGGATCAGGCAGGCTGGTCTCACTCCACCCTCATTTATGAAACGCTCAGCCTCGCTGGCCAAACTTGACCAGCTTGAACTGTCCACGCACGACCTGAACGACTGGGACTTCCGATCTGAGCTGCCTTCGtctccctcctcctcatcctcttcacGTTCGCTCTCCAGTAGCCATGATGAGGTCCATAAGAAGCAGCGCGTTCTACCTCAGACCCTCTCAGAGGCCAACAGAACTGAAAGCTCCTTCCACACCTCATTTTCCTGCCCGCAGCACAAGCAAGGCAGCAGCACGGGACAGCCCACAGACACCTCGGCCCCGCCCACTGTCTCCGTGTGCAcatggcagcagcagcacacaAAGCCACACCCTACACGCCGGCCACGCAAAGCAGTGGACAAGAAAAAGACAATTACTGTGCTGTACAATACCATGTGA